The Primulina tabacum isolate GXHZ01 chromosome 7, ASM2559414v2, whole genome shotgun sequence genome includes a window with the following:
- the LOC142550940 gene encoding uncharacterized protein LOC142550940, whose protein sequence is MASSAADSGVGPNPSERRKPLGFFKSAMERKQSFIQFFVMTGILLLSAKSLTQKYRIHELTEHIASLEEEQKGLKSRMNHIKQSLLSEAALEPTGAFAARLRLLFGD, encoded by the coding sequence ATGGCATCGTCGGCGGCCGACAGCGGAGTTGGACCAAACCCTAGCGAGCGCAGGAAGCCCCTAGGGTTTTTCAAGTCCGCCATGGAGAGAAAGCAAAGCTTCATTCAATTCTTCGTGATGACAGGAATACTTCTGCTAAGCGCCAAGTCTCTAACCCAAAAGTATCGCATTCACGAACTCACGGAGCATATCGCCTCTCTAGAAGAAGAACAAAAGGGCCTCAAATCCCGTATGAATCATATCAAGCAAAGCCTCCTCTCTGAAGCCGCTCTCGAGCCCACCGGCGCTTTCGCCGCGAGGCTTCGCCTCCTGTTCGGGGATTAA